The following DNA comes from Hordeum vulgare subsp. vulgare chromosome 3H, MorexV3_pseudomolecules_assembly, whole genome shotgun sequence.
ttttttcttttttgaagcTATGGATTGATATACTTTGATAATGTAAACATAGGACTTTCTAACGAGCCCCCGTCATATACATGTATCAAAAGCTTTCATTACTTCAAAAAAACTGTTTTTAATATCGGAATGATAAATTCTGAACATTCGGGGTTTGACCATGACAAATCAAACCCTTTTATGGCAATTTTAATGACGCGAGTAGAAGAAGTTTAGTTGACATGCATGTTAATTTTTGGACATAAAAGCATGTTGCATACGGATTTATCATGCTTGTCAACTAAACTTATCATCATTGCGGAAAGAGAATTTGTGTCTATCAGGTGCCACACACCCCTATATGAATATAGCATTAAAAACATATTATAAAATTTCAAAATTATACAGAAATATTGGGATATGAAACATGGGTGCCCGTTGCACACGCGTGTTCGATTTCATGGGGAATGGGTCTCCCTGGTAATGTCAACAAGAAACACAAAAAAGTGGATGTAACGTATGTCGTACCGTAATTCTTGTGACGCGGATACCACGGGCACCCATTCACCACGAAAATGAACACGGGTGTACAATGAACATCCATGCTTCATATcccaaaatttcagatttttttgaaactttttgatgttttATTTAGCTCTATTTACATATAGGGGTGTGTGGCACCCGCGTGCTCCAATGTATTTCTCCATCCTTGGGTCACTAAAATTATCATAAAAACACTCAATTTGTCATGGTCAAATCCCGAACGTTCGGGCATTATCGGGATCTTTTAATAGTGGACCAGAATAGCTGGTGGACAACTAGTGTCAGTGAACACATTTTCTTTTTGACTAAGACGTTCAGATGGCATCTTAGATCTGATTAGTATcgaggaaaacaaatgttagtacAATGGGTTCGCTCCATCCAGGAGCAGCAATCAAGCGAACCATGTGTTTTTTTGGAGATTCGCTACAACGCTTGTTCGAGATGCCAATTGTTTTCCTCTAGGTGGCCAATGAAGCGCGTTCGGTACAAAAAGTAGAAAAACATGATTTTACAATCACCATGCTCTAAGCTTATAAAATAACAACTTTGTTCTATTAAATTTTCCATAGTGCATATAATGAATTTGCCTTGGTCCAACATGATGTACcaaaaatgaatttccaaaaatgttgtagAAGAGGAATTCACAAAAAAATCATGATATATATAATAAATTTTATATGGCATAATTCATAAATAATAAATTGCCATGGTCCAACTACTAAAATTTCCATGGTGTGAATAACAAAATTGTCatggtataatttttttttgcCATGGTCTAACTAATATATTTGCTATGGTCTAAATAATTAAATTTTCATGGTTTAACTAAAAACTTATCATGGTCTCAATAATGATATTGCAATGCTAGCTAAAGAAACAACCATGAACGAAATAATTAAATTGTCATGATATcaacaataaaataaaatttgTCATGGTGTAATCAAATAAAATTACTATGGTATAACAAATAAAAATTGCAGTTGACTAATAACTGAAAAAGTGTCATGCTACCTATAATCCTCTATAACAATATACTCTCTAGTTTTTAAAAGCCCACGTTCAATTGAGGTCTCCAATAAAAATTGGGCCACCCGATTTTGACCAAGTAAATAACTTGTGAAAGCTCTCCCAATTCATTTTTTTCATATTATACGCTATGCTTCCTATTCTTTAAGGCCTCACAATTAATTGAGGTCTTTAATTTAGATTTGGGTCACCCAATTTTAACTGCGTAAACAAATTCTCAAGGAGCtctcccattcaattcttttaattctcTATGTTCCCCAAATTTACACCTCTTTTATTCAGTTGAGGTATTCAAATTTCGATTTGGTTTATGATTTTGACCTGGCCAAAGATTTTTCAAAATCAAGCAACTACAACTGGCCTATATAAATATATCATTCCCGCACACCCCTCCCACCACCTAGACAAAGAAACGCCATTGTATAGTACTTTAGCACCAATGTAGTACATCTCGCCATGAAGACAATAAAAATCCCACATAAATATATGTTGGAAAGCGGATAACACAGAACCACACCACGAAGGACCCATCAAATTACCGCATTATGAATAACAATAAAATGCACTCCATCATCTCCCCCACCCGCCAAACTAAATATTCCACCGGTTCCAAAATATAAGGGGTGTTATGTTTTGGAAAGTCAAATTTCTTTAACCTTGACCAAGTTCAAAGGAAAGAATATCGACATCCACACTTAAACAAAAAAAAAGGTATGAAAattcatttcatgatgaatctaatcaTACCAATATGAAGTTATGGGTTTTGATATATTTCACTACAAATTTAATTAAACTTAAAACGTTTAACTTTTCAAAAAAGTAATACACCTTGTATTTTGAATCAGGGTGAGTTTTTTTAGGAAACCCAATAACACCAACAACGCAATAAAGCACATACAACCCTTCTAGTAAAATTGCATATAGCAAGTTTAGAAGCTTCTTCCTCTAAAAACATGGCAACTTTTTGGAATTTGTAATGCCAcatgacaaaaaaatataaaagtatAAATGGCAAGTCGCAAATTTTTTTGTTCTTAATAAAACGTGAAAACTTGAAGCTTGGCAACGACCCTCTACCTCCGGCCACGGCGGATCCAACCACATCCATGGAGGAGCTTGCACGTCCACCTGAGAGATCGATTCGAGCTCCGACAGCCTAAGGAATGAGATGAGGAAGGGCGACACGCTGGTCATCGGCGACAGGGTGGCCCCAATCAAGCTCGGGCGGTGGTGATGATGTaaggcatgagtgctcaaagttccCTCCCGCGGTCCCGCCATCCGTTTCTCGTTTACAGTTCACTGTAAAATTTGCCTCTAAAACTGGGTATCTAGGGTACGAGGGCTTTTTTAGGGAGAGCTGGATCATTTTTTTGGACGAAGCTGTAAAAGACTTGGAATCGATGTTTTTTCGTCACAAACTATAAACCGGCAGTTGTTTTATAATTTCGGTCCTTTTAAGGATCTGCTAGAGGAGAGATACTTTTGGCAGAGGGTATTTCGTCAAATTATTAGCATGCAAGGTGCGCGGGCGGCGGGCGTGTGTCTGCAAACTCACCGATCAGCTCCGGTCCTTGCCGTCAGATGCGGATCGGACGGCGGACggccaaagagaaagaaaaagggtaTAAAGCTCGCGCATCTTTACCCTAGCCGCCGCACGCACTCCCGTTTCCTGTCGGCCAGACAccccccctcctccgccgcccccctctctccAGCCCGGAggccgccgccgacgccgccaGCGCGCATGGTCTGCGCCGCCATCTCGCTAGCCGGCGGAAGTGCCACTGCCACCTCCCTCTCCCGGCGGCCAGCGCTCGACCTCCGCAGCCGCCGCCTGCTCTGGGCGCGCGCGATGAGCCACGTCGCGCCGCGGCTCAGCTCCGCCACGGTCGGGGCCCCCACACCCGAGCACGACCAGCGGCACAGTGGCAGGGCCAGGGCCGTGGCTGCGCAAGCAGGTAACGGAATCCGTCTCTGTTTGTTGGGATTTGGATAGCTGATTCCTCACCAGCGGTTTCAGTGTAAGTAGACTCTTGGTTGCTGAACTGATGAATAGGCTGTTGAACTGACGAATGATAGTTACAGGACCCTACCTACCGTCTAATGGTTGGATGCGAATACAGTGGTTCAATTGTTGTGTGCTACTAGTAATCTCTAACCCCTGCGGACTGTACTGCACACACTAGTCGGAGATAATTTGTTGCTATGTAACAATGGATTAATCTTGTTAGAGCTCTTGTGTCTTTACAAGTAGTCAAGCAACATGGGTCCCAACTCACAAGAGTTGTATATTCTTGCCATTTGACCTTTATCTTGTTCATAACCAAGGAAAAAAATAGGGCGTTATACAAAATAATGTTGCCCCTGAAAATGTGCTATTAGCGCGCTATATCGTTCTATTAGCGAGACATTGTACACTGATCAATTTAGCGAGACAATTCTCTATACGCTATAGCGTGCTATTAGCGGTGGTACAGCTTGCTATTTTTTTTCAGTGTTCATAATATTGGAAATGCTTGAATGAACTAATGGAAGTTCCTACATTAGCAGGAGTGAGGCAAGCACTGATATCGCTGTCGGATAAAACAGACTTGGCCAATCTTGGAAACGGCCTTGAGAGCTTGGGGTAACTCTTCTCTTTTGTGCATCACCATGGGGGATTATGTTGTACATCAATGCCTACTTCAGACAGCGCTGATTCATCACATATATCCCCTTTCCTCAAGCTCTAGTTATGCGGGGTCTTATGAAGATTTTTGCACCTGCAGGTTTTCTATCATCTCCACTGGCGGTACAGCGTCAAGCCTGGAGGCTGCTGGAGTGAATGTTACAAAAGTTGAACAGATTACACATTTTCCTGAAATGGTATAGCTTAATTTATTCTTTGGCTCACCCTTTGTCGATTTCTTTTATTCTTTGGAAATGTTCTTATTCCAAGCATTGTTTATCATACTCAATAAAGTAACTCCCCAGCAGTTGGTTGGCATGATCTTTTATGAGCTTGCCGATTGGAAGGAGGCTGGTGCAGGTGGTTTAAACCGTTTTCTGAGAGAGTAGGCTAGGTGTAGTGCGTGGTGTCCGTGTGCTGAATCTAATGTTTGCATCGGATGCCAGCTTCTTGTAAATCTCTTTGCTGCCTTCTATAAAACTTTGGTACGCCATTGGCGTACTCTCCAAAAAAAGAGTCAACACTCTCCAAAAAAAGAGTCAATAAAGTAGTTCCTGGATCAAATTTGTTCTAAGTGTTGTAAATTTTCATTTACTGAAATGCTTCTGTAGCACGCTATAGTTGATATAGTTGCCAAGTGTGATGTCCATTCGAGTAAAAGGTGCATATGGATTTAATAACTATTCTTTATTTCCAAGTCTCGTCCATTTGAAGTCTCTTAAATCCAGTTGTTGAATAATTGTTACACGATAATTTACCAGATTGTTTTTCCCTTGTCATCGAAATTTAGCCTACCTTCTGCTTTCCCTTTGGCTTGTCATTTAGAGGATATTGAATCTATaattttcttttcatctaaatttaCATTTCTGTTTTGGTGATTGCAGCTTGATGGAAGAGTAAAAACATTGCACCCCAGTATACACGGTGGCATTCTTGCCCGAAGAGACCAGGAGCATCATCTTAAAGCATTGAATGAGCATGGCATAGGTGACAATCCATTTTTTCCATCTTATATTAGTTGATTGTTGTAATATTCTTCCAATTATCATGCCATTGAATGACAATCTTGACTTGCATCGTCATTTAACTAGTACATTGTTTGGGCACAGGGACATTTGATGTGGTTGTGGTGAATTTGTATCCATTCTATGATAAGGTTACCTCTGGTGCAATTTCTTTCGAGGATGGCATTGAAAATATTGATATTGGTGGGCCTACATTGATCCGAGCTGCAGCGAAGGTAACTGCGTTTATTATTTGGAATTACATACTTAGCGGCTAGTTGCAGTTGGTGCAATGTACCAGATCAATGTAGGCCCATTGCAGTTGGTGCAATGGGCCTACATTGATCTGAGCTGCAGCAAAGGTAACTGCGTTTATTATTGAAATTACATACTTAGCGGCTAGTTGCAGTTGGTGCAATGTACAGGAACATTGAGTTTGTGTTAACTTGTATCATGCTTGCTGTTTATTGAAAATGTATTTTATGTTCATTTATACTCGTGGGATCAATGTAATAGTTCTGTAGAACCGATGTACGGCTTAATACTGATATCTTTGTTAACCTGACAGAATCATaaggatgttcttgttgttgtggatcATCGTGATTACCCTGCTCTATTGAAATATCTACAAGAAAAGCAAGTGGACCCGCAGTTCCGCAGGATGCTGGCATGGAAAGCTTTCCAGCACGTGGCTTCTTATGATTCAGCCGTCTCAGAGTGGTTGTGGAAGCAATCAAACAGTGGTATGATCCTTCTTCTGGTGAATGGTTAAATACTTATCTGATAGTTCGTCTGCTATTTTTATCAGATATCACATTGTCTTGGTTTTATGTATGTAGGAGATATATTTCCCCCAAGCTTTACTGTTCCCCTCTCGATGAAGTCTACACTtcgttatggtgaaaatcctcatcAAAAGGCGGCATTTTACGGTGACAGGAGTCTTTCTCTAGTCAATGCCGGTGGTATTGCAACATCATTTCAGCACCATGGAAAGGTTAGGGCGTCACGTATTTATTTTCCGGTTCTTGTTACAACAACAGTGATCCACTGATTACTCAAGAAAGAGCA
Coding sequences within:
- the LOC123445371 gene encoding bifunctional purine biosynthesis protein PurH isoform X1, producing the protein MVCAAISLAGGSATATSLSRRPALDLRSRRLLWARAMSHVAPRLSSATVGAPTPEHDQRHSGRARAVAAQAAGVRQALISLSDKTDLANLGNGLESLGFSIISTGGTASSLEAAGVNVTKVEQITHFPEMLDGRVKTLHPSIHGGILARRDQEHHLKALNEHGIGTFDVVVVNLYPFYDKVTSGAISFEDGIENIDIGGPTLIRAAAKNHKDVLVVVDHRDYPALLKYLQEKQVDPQFRRMLAWKAFQHVASYDSAVSEWLWKQSNSGDIFPPSFTVPLSMKSTLRYGENPHQKAAFYGDRSLSLVNAGGIATSFQHHGKEMSYNNYLDADAAWNCVSEFENPTCVVVKHTNPCGVASRQDVLEAYRLAVKADPVSAFGGIVAFNTTIDEDLAREIREFRSPTDGETRMFYEIVVAPGYTEKGLEVLKGKSKTLRILEAKRSGKNMLSLRQVNGGWLAQESDDLAPEDITFTTGSERAPTDSELSDAKFAWLCAKHVKSNAIVIAKDNCMLGMGSGQPNRVDSLRIAFRKAGEAAKGAALASDAFFPFAWKDAVEEACENGIGTIAQPGGSMRDKDAVECCNKYGVSLLFTGVRHFRH
- the LOC123445371 gene encoding bifunctional purine biosynthesis protein PurH isoform X2, which produces MVCAAISLAGGSATATSLSRRPALDLRSRRLLWARAMSHVAPRLSSATVGAPTPEHDQRHSGRARAVAAQAGVRQALISLSDKTDLANLGNGLESLGFSIISTGGTASSLEAAGVNVTKVEQITHFPEMLDGRVKTLHPSIHGGILARRDQEHHLKALNEHGIGTFDVVVVNLYPFYDKVTSGAISFEDGIENIDIGGPTLIRAAAKNHKDVLVVVDHRDYPALLKYLQEKQVDPQFRRMLAWKAFQHVASYDSAVSEWLWKQSNSGDIFPPSFTVPLSMKSTLRYGENPHQKAAFYGDRSLSLVNAGGIATSFQHHGKEMSYNNYLDADAAWNCVSEFENPTCVVVKHTNPCGVASRQDVLEAYRLAVKADPVSAFGGIVAFNTTIDEDLAREIREFRSPTDGETRMFYEIVVAPGYTEKGLEVLKGKSKTLRILEAKRSGKNMLSLRQVNGGWLAQESDDLAPEDITFTTGSERAPTDSELSDAKFAWLCAKHVKSNAIVIAKDNCMLGMGSGQPNRVDSLRIAFRKAGEAAKGAALASDAFFPFAWKDAVEEACENGIGTIAQPGGSMRDKDAVECCNKYGVSLLFTGVRHFRH